From a region of the Rhodococcus sp. 4CII genome:
- a CDS encoding aspartate aminotransferase family protein has protein sequence MTTATTASPTSTRLEESARRHLWGHFSRHGDTITPPIITRGEGTRIFDSAGRSYLDGLSGLFVVQAGHGRRELAEAAAKQAEQLAFFPLWSYATEPAIELAERLAGYAPGDLNRVFFTTGGGEAVESAWKLAKQYFKKVGKPGKHKVISRSIAYHGTPQGALAITGIPALKAPFEPLTPGAFRVPNTNLYRAPAPLDTDPEAFGIWAADRIAEAIEFEGPDTVAAVFLEPVQNAGGCFPPPPGYFARVRQICDDYDVLLVSDEVICAFGRIGSMFACDDFGYVPDIITCAKGMTSGYSPIGAMIASDRLFEPFADGTSMFAHGYTFGGHPVSAAVALANLDIFEREGLNAHVAEQAPAFRATLDKLTDLPMVGDVRGEGFFYGIELVKDKATKETFTDAEAERVLHGFLSTALFDAGLYCRADDRGDPVIQLAPPLICGQPEFDEMETILRSVLTEAWTLL, from the coding sequence ATGACTACGGCTACCACCGCTTCGCCCACGTCCACCCGCCTCGAGGAATCCGCGCGCCGCCATCTGTGGGGGCATTTCTCCCGGCACGGCGACACCATCACCCCGCCGATCATCACCCGCGGCGAGGGCACCCGGATCTTCGACTCCGCCGGCCGCAGTTACCTCGACGGACTGTCCGGGCTGTTCGTCGTCCAGGCCGGGCACGGCCGCCGCGAACTCGCCGAGGCCGCCGCCAAACAGGCCGAACAGCTCGCGTTCTTCCCGCTCTGGTCCTACGCCACCGAACCCGCCATCGAACTCGCCGAACGCCTCGCCGGCTACGCCCCGGGTGACCTGAACCGGGTCTTCTTCACCACCGGCGGCGGCGAGGCCGTCGAAAGCGCCTGGAAACTGGCCAAACAGTACTTCAAGAAGGTCGGCAAACCCGGCAAACACAAGGTCATCTCCCGCTCCATCGCCTACCACGGCACCCCGCAGGGCGCCCTCGCGATCACCGGCATCCCCGCGCTGAAGGCCCCGTTCGAACCGCTCACCCCCGGCGCGTTCCGGGTCCCCAACACCAACCTCTACCGCGCCCCCGCACCGCTGGACACCGACCCGGAGGCGTTCGGGATCTGGGCCGCCGACCGGATCGCCGAGGCCATCGAATTCGAGGGCCCCGACACCGTCGCCGCCGTCTTCCTCGAACCGGTGCAGAACGCCGGCGGCTGCTTCCCACCCCCGCCCGGCTACTTCGCCCGGGTCCGGCAGATCTGCGACGACTACGACGTGCTGCTCGTCTCCGACGAGGTGATCTGCGCGTTCGGCCGGATCGGGTCGATGTTCGCGTGCGACGACTTCGGGTACGTCCCCGACATCATCACCTGCGCCAAGGGGATGACGTCCGGATACTCACCGATCGGGGCGATGATCGCCTCGGACCGGCTGTTCGAACCCTTCGCCGACGGCACCTCGATGTTCGCCCACGGCTACACCTTCGGCGGGCACCCCGTCTCCGCGGCGGTGGCGCTGGCGAACCTGGACATCTTCGAACGCGAAGGCCTCAACGCGCATGTGGCCGAGCAGGCGCCGGCGTTCCGCGCCACCCTCGACAAGCTCACCGACCTGCCGATGGTCGGCGACGTGCGCGGCGAGGGCTTCTTCTACGGCATCGAACTGGTCAAGGACAAGGCCACGAAGGAAACGTTCACCGACGCCGAGGCCGAGCGGGTGCTGCACGGATTCCTCTCCACCGCCCTGTTCGACGCCGGCCTGTACTGCCGGGCCGACGACCGCGGCGACCCGGTCATCCAACTCGCCCCGCCGCTGATCTGCGGACAACCCGAATTCGACGAAATGGAAACCATCCTGCGCAGCGTCCTCACCGAAGCCTGGACCCTCCTGTGA
- a CDS encoding gamma-aminobutyraldehyde dehydrogenase, whose protein sequence is MKHQDLPGMYVGGRYRDGRAAEHYEVLDPATGEVVSSRPDASAEDVDDAVATAKAAYAQWSTTSPGERSAVLTRWADELTAMSGDLASTETRQAGKPIKLSTEFDVPGSIDNVSFFAGAARNLEGKASGEYSPDHTSTIRREPVGVIGSIAPWNYPLQMAAWKILPAVAAGNTIVLKPAEITPLTSLLFAEAATRAGMPDGVVNVVTGHGATTGSALVSHRDVGMVSFTGSTPVGRQIAAAAAGKRLHLELGGKAPFVVFDDADLEAAINGAVAGALINSGQDCTAATRAYVQRPLLDDFVAGVAALMDTVRLGHPSDPGTDMGPLVSRRQQQHVAGFVDRARDAGAKIVRGGAIPGGDLAAGFYYEPTLVVGAEQSSEIVQREIFGPVLVVLPFDDDRDGIALANDTDFGLAASAWTRDLYRAQTASRDIAAGCVWINDHIPIISEMPHGGYKASGYGKDMSTYSLDEYTNVKHVMSDITGTARKDWHRTVFGDRS, encoded by the coding sequence GTGAAGCACCAGGATCTGCCCGGGATGTACGTCGGCGGCCGCTACCGGGACGGCCGAGCAGCCGAGCACTACGAGGTGCTCGATCCCGCGACGGGCGAAGTGGTGTCGTCGCGCCCCGACGCGTCCGCCGAGGACGTCGACGACGCGGTCGCCACCGCGAAGGCCGCGTACGCGCAGTGGTCGACGACGAGCCCGGGCGAGCGCTCCGCCGTCCTGACCCGGTGGGCCGACGAGTTGACGGCGATGTCCGGCGATCTCGCGTCCACCGAGACCCGGCAGGCGGGCAAGCCCATCAAGCTGTCGACCGAGTTCGACGTGCCCGGGTCGATCGACAACGTGTCGTTCTTCGCCGGCGCGGCCCGCAACCTGGAGGGCAAGGCGTCCGGTGAGTATTCGCCCGACCACACGTCCACCATCCGCCGTGAACCGGTCGGGGTGATCGGGTCGATCGCGCCGTGGAACTACCCGCTGCAGATGGCGGCGTGGAAGATCCTGCCCGCGGTCGCCGCCGGCAACACCATCGTGCTCAAGCCCGCGGAGATCACGCCCCTCACCTCGCTGCTGTTCGCCGAGGCCGCGACGCGCGCCGGAATGCCGGACGGCGTCGTCAACGTGGTCACCGGTCACGGCGCGACCACCGGTTCGGCGCTGGTGTCGCACCGGGACGTCGGGATGGTCAGTTTCACCGGATCGACTCCCGTCGGACGGCAGATCGCCGCTGCCGCCGCGGGCAAACGACTTCATCTGGAGCTGGGCGGAAAGGCACCGTTCGTGGTGTTCGACGACGCCGACCTCGAGGCCGCCATCAACGGGGCCGTCGCCGGTGCCCTCATCAACTCCGGTCAGGACTGCACCGCGGCCACCCGCGCGTACGTTCAGCGTCCGCTGTTGGACGACTTCGTCGCCGGGGTGGCGGCACTGATGGACACCGTCAGGCTCGGGCACCCGTCCGATCCCGGCACCGACATGGGACCGCTGGTGTCGCGGCGACAGCAGCAGCACGTCGCCGGGTTCGTCGACCGCGCCCGCGATGCCGGGGCCAAGATCGTCCGGGGCGGTGCCATTCCCGGCGGCGACCTCGCGGCCGGCTTCTACTACGAGCCGACCCTCGTCGTCGGCGCCGAGCAGTCCAGCGAGATCGTGCAGCGGGAGATCTTCGGCCCGGTTCTCGTGGTCCTGCCGTTCGACGACGACCGGGACGGAATCGCGCTGGCCAACGACACCGACTTCGGGCTGGCGGCGTCGGCGTGGACCCGCGACCTGTACCGCGCGCAAACCGCGTCCCGGGACATCGCCGCGGGCTGCGTGTGGATCAACGACCACATCCCGATCATCAGCGAGATGCCCCACGGCGGCTACAAGGCGTCCGGTTACGGCAAGGACATGTCGACGTACTCGCTCGACGAGTACACCAACGTCAAGCACGTGATGTCCGACATCACCGGGACCGCCCGGAAGGACTGGCACCGGACGGTGTTCGGCGACCGAAGCTAG
- a CDS encoding Lrp/AsnC family transcriptional regulator — protein MSEQPASLDPVSKQIIEQLQEDGRRSYAAIGKVVGLSEAAVRQRVQKLIDTGVTQIVAVTDPVQVGFARQAMVGIRCSGDVTEIAARLADVDAIDYVVLTAGAYDILAEIVCENDDHLLTVLNKEIRTLPGVLGTETMVYLKLVKQQYDWGTR, from the coding sequence ATGTCTGAGCAGCCCGCGTCTCTCGATCCCGTGTCCAAGCAGATCATCGAGCAACTTCAGGAGGATGGGCGACGATCGTATGCGGCCATCGGCAAGGTCGTCGGATTGTCGGAAGCGGCTGTACGCCAACGCGTGCAGAAGCTGATCGACACCGGTGTCACGCAGATCGTCGCGGTGACGGACCCCGTGCAGGTGGGATTCGCGCGCCAGGCCATGGTCGGGATCCGCTGCTCGGGTGACGTCACCGAGATCGCCGCCCGGCTCGCCGACGTCGACGCCATCGATTACGTGGTGCTCACCGCCGGCGCCTACGACATCCTGGCCGAGATCGTGTGCGAGAACGACGACCACCTGCTGACCGTGCTCAACAAAGAAATTCGTACCCTTCCCGGTGTGCTCGGCACCGAGACGATGGTGTACCTGAAACTTGTCAAACAGCAATACGATTGGGGAACCCGATGA
- a CDS encoding SPW repeat protein, whose protein sequence is MTTPGMSIERHPDIAELRARYDRVSEQPMTQVTEGLMFMAGLYMAASPWVVGFASQSGLAVCNLLSGLAVALLAVGFTSAYSRTHGMAFVAPLLGLWMIVSPWLVVGVTTTAGMIWSNVVCGIIVCLLGLGLTAMGMADGGMRMRRR, encoded by the coding sequence ATGACGACACCAGGTATGTCGATCGAGAGACACCCTGATATCGCCGAGTTGCGGGCTCGCTACGACCGAGTCTCGGAACAACCGATGACGCAGGTCACAGAGGGCCTGATGTTCATGGCGGGCCTCTACATGGCGGCGTCGCCGTGGGTGGTCGGGTTCGCCAGCCAGTCGGGCCTGGCGGTGTGCAATCTGTTGTCAGGTCTCGCGGTGGCCTTGCTTGCGGTCGGTTTCACGTCGGCTTACTCCCGCACCCACGGCATGGCGTTCGTCGCGCCGTTGCTGGGTCTGTGGATGATCGTCAGCCCGTGGCTGGTCGTCGGAGTTACCACCACTGCGGGAATGATCTGGTCGAACGTGGTCTGCGGCATCATCGTGTGCCTGTTGGGTCTCGGTCTCACGGCCATGGGAATGGCGGACGGCGGAATGAGGATGAGGAGAAGGTAA
- a CDS encoding TerC family protein, with translation MHVTPLAWALTIVVIVALLAFDYFFHVRRAHIPTLKEAAIWSTVYVGLALLFGVAVLIFGGVDMGSEYFAGYVTEKALSVDNLFVFLIIMSSFRVPREDQQKVLLFGIVFSIFARTAFIFLGAALINSFAWVFYFFGLILLITAGNMLRPETEDSHSADNFIIRIAKKFMHTTEHYDGDKLFTVENGKRAMTPMLLVMVAIGGTDLLFALDSIPAIFGLTQNVFVVFTATVFSLMGLRQLYFLLDGLLDRLVYLSYGLSAILAFIGVKLILHALHENNLPFVNDGEPVNVIEVSTYVSLGVIIGILVITVIASLTSKRGRAQSAVGGARRHAINYLDLDYTADLAERERMYDKLLGEEAQLKKLDPKFKKIIREETTLMDLIRRAHEEHDAFLKQH, from the coding sequence ATGCACGTAACTCCCCTGGCGTGGGCACTGACAATCGTGGTGATCGTCGCGCTTCTCGCGTTCGACTACTTCTTCCACGTCCGCCGCGCGCACATCCCGACGCTGAAGGAAGCGGCCATCTGGTCGACGGTCTACGTCGGCCTCGCGCTGCTCTTCGGTGTCGCGGTGCTGATCTTCGGTGGCGTCGACATGGGCTCGGAGTACTTCGCGGGCTACGTGACGGAGAAGGCGCTGTCCGTCGACAACCTGTTCGTCTTCCTGATCATCATGTCCAGCTTCCGTGTCCCGCGCGAAGACCAGCAGAAGGTGCTGCTCTTCGGCATCGTGTTTTCGATCTTCGCGCGGACCGCGTTCATCTTTCTCGGCGCCGCGCTGATCAACTCGTTCGCGTGGGTGTTCTACTTCTTCGGGCTCATCCTGCTGATCACCGCCGGCAACATGCTGCGGCCCGAAACCGAGGATTCGCACTCGGCCGACAACTTCATCATCCGCATCGCGAAGAAGTTCATGCACACCACCGAGCACTACGACGGTGACAAACTTTTCACCGTCGAGAACGGCAAGCGCGCCATGACGCCGATGCTGCTGGTGATGGTCGCGATCGGTGGCACCGACCTCCTGTTCGCGCTCGACTCCATCCCCGCGATCTTCGGGCTCACCCAGAACGTCTTCGTCGTCTTCACGGCCACCGTGTTCTCGCTGATGGGACTGCGGCAGCTGTACTTCCTGCTCGACGGTCTGCTCGATCGCCTGGTCTACCTGTCGTACGGACTGTCCGCGATTCTCGCGTTCATCGGCGTCAAGCTGATCCTGCATGCGCTGCACGAGAACAACCTGCCGTTCGTCAACGACGGCGAACCCGTGAACGTCATCGAGGTGAGCACGTACGTGTCGCTGGGCGTCATCATCGGCATCCTCGTGATCACCGTCATCGCGTCGCTCACCAGCAAGCGGGGCCGCGCCCAGTCCGCGGTCGGCGGCGCCCGGCGGCACGCGATCAACTACCTCGACCTCGATTACACCGCAGACCTGGCCGAGCGCGAACGCATGTATGACAAATTGCTGGGCGAGGAAGCACAACTCAAGAAACTCGACCCGAAATTCAAGAAAATTATCCGCGAGGAAACCACCCTCATGGACCTCATCCGACGCGCCCACGAAGAGCACGACGCGTTCCTCAAACAGCATTAG